The nucleotide window CTCCAACGGACTACTTCCGAGGCTTTGCCCAGCTGATGATCGCGCGCGCTCTCTGCCATACCGGGCAGCCGGAACAGGGTCTGCAGATCCAGGTCGGGCTCATCGCTATGCTCGAACGGGTGCGTCACCTGCTCGGCTGGCTCTACTTTTCGCCGGGGCTGGTCGAAGACCTGATTGCAGCGGGTGCTCGAGATGACGCGATCGCCTTGCTCGATCGAATCGAGGATGCCGCAACGCGTGGACCGGCACCGTTGTTCGCCGGAAAGTGCCGCCGGCTTCGCGCCGAGCTCAGTCAGTTGCCGGCCGTTAAGCTCCGCGAGGGCTTGACCGAACTGCGGCGGATCGGCGCTGAGAACGAGGTCGCGCGCTCTCTCGTCACCTTAGCGCGCCTCGAGGCGCAAGCTGGCCACAGGGACGCGGCACTGGCCGCGAAGGAAGAGGCGCACTCGATCTTCGAGCGCCTGGGCACAGTCGTGGAACAAGCTTCATTGGTTCTCGAATCCTGAGTACTCCATCCGACGCCTGATCGCCTAGGAGGTATGCCTCGGTTCATGCCGAGGCTCTCAGATAGTGTTGGCGACCCCGAGCGGACTCGGGGGCGCAAATACCACCGGTTCTTCTCAAATACGTTTGACGGCCAGAGGAGGGGACGGCAGGTAGGATCTCGCTCAATGGGCCTGCACGTCTAAAGCTCCGCGCCCATCTGGGTGGATCCAGACGCAGCAATGACCACCGTCACCCATGCCGTGCCCCACCTCGTCGGCGCCGAACGAGGCGAGAAATTTCCATCCTTCAGCCAGAAACTGTCCGCGCCGCCCTGCAACGTCAGGGCCGTGCCACCCACTTTGTTCCAGTCGTCGTTCGTCGTCTCCCAGTGGCCCTCCTCCGGCCAACCAACGGGATCCGCGCCTGGAACTAGGTCCACCTCGGAAATGACGAAGCCAAATTGCGGCCCATGATTAAATCGTTCGCGATCCAGCTCCGACTCCGGCCACTCATGCGCATAGGTCGGCCCAGTTCGCCTCGCCTCTGTTCGCGTCGATGATCAACCCGAAGGATGCACGATCATCGTATCGGCCCAGGTTTGGAAACTGACGTCAATAAAGATGTGCACGAGCCAGCTGCCGTCTCCGGCCACGCCGGACGGTACAGCGATCTGGCAGAGGAAGGTTAGCGGCAGGCCGACCGACGGATGCACGGGCCATTTAGGTTCTCCTGGGAAAAATGGTTGGCCACCAAAGCGAGTCAACGGAACTGGCTCCTGCGCACTAACCCTTCGCAATCGCATTCCCCATCGGGGAACGACATGCGGATACCTACCTTCCATCTCGGACCAGCATTTAGGCACTAAGAAGACTAGGTAATCAGCGCGATGTCTTGGTCACGACGGACTTTTCGCGCACCTCACGCATTCGTTGCGACGCTGTCGACGTGTCATGAAGCACGATGCGCGCTTCATCGGGATCGGAGCGGCCGGCATTCAGCACCTGAAATTCGGAAGTTTCTGCGCGCTTGGACATTTCCTGCGGAACCGGGTTACCTCGATCGGTACTCACAATGCTATCGTGCTGTTCATCGCCAGCCTCAAAAAAGCCGATATGACCGTCCTGAGCGAAGTACTCGAGGATGGGCGCGTGGTCCCGGTCATCGACCGGCGGTACGACCTCGACGGCGTGCCCGAAGCACTGCAGTACATCGAGCACGGCCACGCCCGGGCCAAGGTCGCGGTGCGCATCTCATGAATGGCCAGACCGCAGTCGAGATTGCGAGAATTGGGGGGATTCTCTTTCTCGTGTCGCTCATCGCAGGCGGCTTCGGTGAGGGGTTCGCACCGTCACAGCTCGTCGCGCCCACCGACGCCGCTGCTACCGCCCATCACATCATCGCCTCAGACGCACTGTTTCGCTTTGGATTTGCGAGCTATCTCGTCGAAGGCTGCTGCAACGTCGCTTTGGCAGTCGTGCTCTTCGTCCTGTTGAGGCGACTTGATCTCTTGGTGGCCGGGCTCGGCGCCTTGTTCCAGGTTATGGCGGCGGCGGTGTTCGCGTTCGCCGAGCTGTTCTACTTCGTTCCTTCGCTTCTGCTTGGAGGCGATGCCTATTTAAAGTCGTTCTCGGCCGACCAGCTCAATTCCCTTGTGCTGCTCTCGTTGAACGTGTATGGGCTCGGCGGGGGCATGTCGCTCGTGTTCTATGGCGTCGGCTCGATTTGCTTTGGCTACTTGATCTTCCGGTCTGGGTACCTGCCAGCGTGGTTGGGGATTCTCGTGGTCGTGGGTGGCATTGGTTTCGCACTCCGGACCTTCGCCTTAATCCTGCTGCCGAATCTCTCGACATCATTTCTCCAGGTGCCCATGATCATCGCCATTGTTGCGATGAGCGGCTGGCTGCTGGTCAGGGGTGTCGACATCGCGAAATGGGAACAGGCGCCCGCACCTGCGGGCGCCTGACCCTTCGGTCCCACTCCACGCGACTCAGAGCGATCGCCACAAGTTCACTCTGTCGTTGTGTTAGCCGTCCGCCGACGAAGCTCCGCAATTCAGCATTGTTGTTTGCGGCGCCTCGGTGCCGATGCCAGCAACGTTGATCCGCTCGTCCATCCTCCACTACCCTCCAGCGCGCCTACGCCCTCTGAGCGGCGAGCACCGTAGGTCCGAGGAGAAACGACCCCAACCGGACAAGTTTCGAACTCCAACTGAATTCAGAAACTGCAATCTGGCTCGCTAGGACCTCGGCTGCGAATGTCTAGCGGACGGTCGGCGGACGGTCGGCGGACGCTCAGCGGATGGAGACGCGGCCTCATCAGCCTCATTCCTCCGGACACCAAGAAGGTGAGCTCTACCGTGGCGGCTAGTCGGCGCCGACGACCTTGAAGTCCTGGTTGACGAAGATGTGGTGCGGCCAGTTGACGCCGATGTTGTGGACCTCGTACTCGCCGTTGCTCAGCTGCACTACACGGTCGACGACGCCCCCCGGGTAGGCGGCCAGCGCAGCTTCCGTCGCCTTATTCGCTGTCGTTCCCCTGACGATCGTCCCCGACCCCTGAGTGTAGTTCGGCGGGATCTGGCCGGACTGCTTTGACGTGGTCGGTGCCCCGCGCTGGAAGGGGATCACCCCTGCCGCCGCGGAAGTCGCAGATCCGCCGCCGCCAGTTGGTTGCACGATGACCTGCGTGGCCGTGATGGTCGTGCCGCTGGTTGTCCCGAGTACGAGGACGTCTTCGCCTGTTGAAATGGCACTCGCCGAGATCGAGCTCGTGCCTTTCTGGTATGTCGTAGTGGACGCCTCGTCGACGGTCACCTTCTGACCCGCTGATGTCGA belongs to Candidatus Dormiibacterota bacterium and includes:
- a CDS encoding DUF4386 domain-containing protein, encoding MNGQTAVEIARIGGILFLVSLIAGGFGEGFAPSQLVAPTDAAATAHHIIASDALFRFGFASYLVEGCCNVALAVVLFVLLRRLDLLVAGLGALFQVMAAAVFAFAELFYFVPSLLLGGDAYLKSFSADQLNSLVLLSLNVYGLGGGMSLVFYGVGSICFGYLIFRSGYLPAWLGILVVVGGIGFALRTFALILLPNLSTSFLQVPMIIAIVAMSGWLLVRGVDIAKWEQAPAPAGA
- a CDS encoding zinc-binding dehydrogenase, which translates into the protein MRRCRRVMKHDARFIGIGAAGIQHLKFGSFCALGHFLRNRVTSIGTHNAIVLFIASLKKADMTVLSEVLEDGRVVPVIDRRYDLDGVPEALQYIEHGHARAKVAVRIS